The Rhizobium sp. BT03 genome has a window encoding:
- a CDS encoding entericidin: MTTTAKIAAALMVLLALSSCGNTIRGMGKDTANAVNATQDAGRSVDRAAKK; encoded by the coding sequence ATGACGACAACGGCCAAAATTGCCGCAGCCTTGATGGTTCTTCTTGCCCTTTCCTCCTGCGGCAATACGATCCGCGGCATGGGGAAGGATACGGCGAACGCCGTCAACGCCACCCAGGACGCCGGCCGCTCGGTTGACCGCGCCGCAAAGAAGTAA
- a CDS encoding LysE/ArgO family amino acid transporter yields the protein MSFSIYATGLMMGLSLIVAIGAQNAFILRQGLRNEHVFAVCFACALSDAVLIVLGVTSLQQIARFMPWLDPVMRYGGAAFLAWYGAKSLYSAFRSSATLAAAEAKTTSFRQTLATCLALTWLNPHVYLDTVVLLGTISTRYPGQQASFAAGAVTGSFLFFFSLGYGATWLRPIFSKPSSWRMLETLVAFTMWIIAFKLLGGM from the coding sequence ATGAGTTTTTCAATCTATGCCACCGGCCTGATGATGGGCCTCAGCCTGATCGTCGCGATCGGCGCACAGAACGCCTTCATCCTGCGCCAGGGGCTGCGCAACGAACATGTCTTCGCTGTCTGCTTCGCCTGCGCGCTCTCCGATGCCGTGCTGATCGTGCTTGGCGTGACCAGCTTGCAGCAGATCGCCAGGTTCATGCCGTGGCTCGATCCGGTGATGCGTTATGGAGGAGCGGCGTTTCTGGCCTGGTATGGGGCGAAAAGCCTCTATTCCGCCTTCCGGTCGTCCGCGACCCTTGCCGCAGCGGAGGCCAAAACGACAAGTTTCCGGCAGACGCTCGCGACCTGCCTGGCGCTCACCTGGCTCAATCCGCATGTCTATCTCGATACGGTCGTGCTGCTCGGCACGATCTCGACGCGTTATCCCGGACAGCAGGCTTCGTTTGCCGCGGGGGCGGTGACAGGTTCCTTCCTGTTCTTCTTTTCTCTCGGCTATGGCGCGACATGGCTGCGGCCGATCTTCTCGAAGCCTTCATCCTGGCGGATGCTGGAAACGCTCGTGGCTTTCACCATGTGGATCATCGCCTTCAAGTTGCTGGGCGGGATGTAG
- a CDS encoding DUF2945 domain-containing protein, with the protein MSRQLKKGEDVSWDTSQGKTEGRVVKKQTSPTKIKDHTVKASAAEPQYIVQSDKSGKRAAHKPDELRKL; encoded by the coding sequence ATGTCCAGGCAATTGAAAAAGGGCGAGGACGTGAGCTGGGATACCAGCCAGGGAAAGACCGAGGGCAGGGTGGTCAAGAAGCAGACCAGCCCGACGAAGATCAAAGATCACACGGTGAAGGCGTCGGCGGCGGAACCGCAATATATCGTCCAGAGCGACAAATCGGGAAAACGAGCCGCGCACAAGCCAGACGAACTCAGGAAGCTTTGA
- a CDS encoding chloride channel protein has translation MLMKLDRRRFRALRVFFDPGRLRALTRRSEVGLSLAGAVVGITSGLAVTGMSFVSNELHQLVFGIPDSERLSSSVIDDKLLLLTAPVIGGILLGLLLFVLAKRRKKPMVDPIEANALHGGRLSLTDSIIVAVQNLISNGFGASVGLEAGYTQLAAGLASKFGLKLQLRRSDLRILVGCGAAGAIAAAFNAPLTGAFYAFELIIGTYTIVSLTPVVVSALVSTLIARLLTDGDFTIDIGSFGAVMPADYIPAILLGVFCAGVGILIMQGVSFVEELARKSSIAPPFRPALGGIIVGLLAMISPQVLSAGHGALHLNLSRDVAIPALIGLFLLKSLASAISIGSGFRGGLFFASLFMGALLGKLFAYCGPYFADATLTPVIYAVVGMSSLAVAVIGGPLTMTFLALEITGDFPITALVLAAVITSSLVVRSTFGYSFATWRFHLRGESIRSAHDVGWIRNLTVDKLMRADVKTAKAGISLEEFKQAFPIGSTQRVILVEESDKYAGLVLVPEIYANPTDAQDEGKTLADFIHYRNDFLQPQMNARQAAAIFDKSESEALAVVNNLIERKVIGQLSESYTLRRYSEELDRRRREVSGEI, from the coding sequence ATGCTTATGAAATTGGATCGGCGCCGGTTCCGGGCGCTGCGAGTTTTCTTCGATCCGGGGCGGCTGCGGGCGCTGACGCGACGCAGCGAAGTCGGCCTGTCGCTGGCGGGCGCCGTCGTCGGCATCACCTCCGGGCTTGCCGTCACCGGCATGAGCTTCGTCTCCAATGAACTGCATCAGCTGGTCTTCGGCATACCAGACAGCGAAAGGCTGAGCTCGTCTGTGATCGACGACAAGCTGCTGCTGCTGACCGCCCCCGTCATCGGCGGCATCTTGCTCGGTCTGCTTCTCTTCGTGTTGGCCAAACGCCGCAAGAAGCCGATGGTCGACCCGATCGAGGCCAATGCGCTGCATGGCGGCCGCCTGTCCTTGACCGACAGCATCATCGTCGCCGTGCAGAACCTGATCTCCAACGGCTTCGGCGCCTCCGTCGGCCTGGAGGCCGGCTATACCCAGCTTGCCGCCGGCCTCGCCTCGAAATTCGGCCTGAAGCTGCAGCTTCGCCGCTCGGATCTGCGTATCCTCGTCGGCTGCGGCGCAGCCGGCGCCATCGCCGCCGCCTTCAACGCGCCGCTGACCGGCGCCTTCTATGCCTTCGAGCTGATCATCGGCACCTATACGATCGTGTCGCTGACCCCCGTGGTCGTCTCGGCCCTCGTTTCCACCCTGATCGCAAGGCTGCTCACCGACGGCGATTTCACCATCGATATCGGCAGCTTCGGCGCTGTCATGCCGGCCGATTATATCCCGGCAATACTGCTCGGCGTCTTCTGCGCCGGCGTCGGCATCCTGATCATGCAGGGCGTCTCCTTCGTCGAGGAACTCGCGCGCAAGAGCTCGATCGCCCCGCCCTTCCGCCCCGCACTCGGCGGCATCATTGTCGGGCTGCTGGCGATGATCTCGCCGCAGGTGCTTTCGGCCGGCCACGGCGCGCTGCATCTCAACCTTTCCCGCGACGTGGCCATCCCGGCGCTGATCGGCCTCTTTCTGTTGAAATCCTTGGCTTCCGCGATCTCGATCGGCTCCGGCTTCAGGGGCGGCCTGTTCTTCGCGTCGCTGTTCATGGGCGCCCTGCTCGGCAAGCTCTTCGCCTATTGCGGCCCCTATTTTGCCGATGCGACGCTAACGCCCGTCATCTATGCCGTCGTCGGCATGAGTTCGCTTGCCGTCGCCGTCATCGGCGGGCCGCTGACGATGACGTTCCTGGCGCTCGAAATCACCGGCGATTTCCCGATCACCGCGCTGGTGCTCGCCGCCGTCATCACCTCTTCGCTCGTCGTGCGCTCGACCTTCGGCTACTCCTTCGCCACATGGCGCTTCCATCTGCGCGGCGAAAGCATCCGCAGCGCCCATGACGTCGGCTGGATCCGCAACCTGACGGTGGACAAGCTGATGCGCGCCGACGTCAAGACGGCCAAGGCGGGCATCTCGCTGGAGGAATTCAAGCAGGCCTTCCCGATCGGCTCGACCCAGCGTGTCATCCTCGTCGAGGAGAGCGACAAATATGCCGGCCTCGTGCTGGTGCCGGAGATCTACGCCAACCCGACCGACGCCCAAGACGAGGGCAAGACGCTTGCCGATTTCATCCACTACCGCAATGATTTCCTGCAGCCGCAGATGAATGCCAGGCAGGCGGCGGCGATCTTCGACAAGAGTGAAAGCGAAGCACTGGCCGTCGTAAACAACCTGATCGAACGCAAGGTGATCGGCCAGCTCAGCGAAAGTTATACGCTGCGCCGCTACAGCGAAGAACTCGACCGCCGCCGCCGTGAGGTCTCGGGCGAGATCTGA
- a CDS encoding DUF3008 family protein, which yields MPAKSKAQQKAAGAALSAKRGETPKRELKGASKQMEESMSEKQLEEFASTKRKGKPEHASK from the coding sequence ATGCCAGCCAAGTCCAAGGCCCAGCAGAAGGCGGCGGGTGCTGCACTCTCGGCCAAGCGTGGCGAGACGCCCAAGAGGGAGCTCAAGGGTGCTTCGAAGCAGATGGAGGAATCCATGAGTGAGAAGCAGCTCGAGGAGTTCGCATCCACCAAAAGAAAGGGTAAACCGGAGCACGCCTCCAAATAG
- a CDS encoding LysR family transcriptional regulator, with protein sequence MIWGYKSEKLKDATMSLPFRRPIPLLDNDVLRTFVAIAETGNFSTAAEAVFRTPSAVSMQIKKLEEQLGATLFLRDARSVSLTRHGEMLLSYARNILALSNEAVSRFIMPELSGVVRLGAPEDIGERLLPSILKSFAESYPGIMVDVTIDMSIGLKKRMEEQRLDLALINCATRPFPTGGEVVFRERLVWAGARCGSAHRRDPLPISIWEDGCIWRQEALSQLERNKRHYRVAYLSGHTMAQRAAVLSDLAIAPLPLSYVNEDMAILGPQEGLPELGAFDIRLLTASQVSGPIETVADSIRGAFAERAKAVAA encoded by the coding sequence ATGATATGGGGTTATAAATCAGAAAAATTGAAAGATGCGACGATGAGCCTTCCCTTTCGCCGTCCCATTCCGCTGCTTGACAACGATGTGCTGCGCACCTTCGTCGCCATCGCCGAGACAGGCAATTTTTCGACCGCCGCGGAGGCGGTCTTCCGAACGCCGTCGGCAGTGTCGATGCAGATCAAGAAGCTTGAGGAACAGCTGGGCGCGACGCTGTTTCTGCGCGACGCCCGCTCGGTATCGCTGACGCGCCACGGCGAAATGCTGCTGTCCTATGCCCGCAACATCCTGGCACTGTCGAACGAGGCTGTGTCGCGCTTCATCATGCCGGAACTCAGCGGCGTCGTTCGGCTCGGCGCGCCGGAGGATATCGGCGAGCGGCTGCTGCCGAGCATCCTGAAGAGTTTCGCCGAGAGCTATCCCGGCATCATGGTCGACGTGACGATCGACATGAGCATCGGGCTGAAAAAGCGCATGGAGGAGCAGCGGCTCGACCTGGCCTTGATCAACTGTGCGACGCGGCCGTTCCCGACCGGCGGCGAGGTGGTGTTCCGCGAGCGGCTGGTCTGGGCCGGCGCCCGGTGCGGTTCGGCGCATCGCCGCGATCCGCTGCCGATCTCGATCTGGGAGGACGGCTGCATCTGGCGCCAGGAGGCGCTCTCGCAGCTCGAACGCAACAAGCGGCATTATCGCGTCGCCTATCTCAGCGGCCACACCATGGCGCAGCGCGCCGCCGTGCTCTCCGATCTCGCCATTGCGCCGCTGCCGCTCTCCTATGTCAACGAGGACATGGCGATCCTCGGCCCGCAGGAGGGCCTGCCGGAACTCGGCGCTTTCGATATTCGCCTGCTGACTGCCTCGCAGGTGTCGGGGCCGATCGAGACGGTGGCCGACAGCATTCGCGGTGCCTTTGCCGAGAGAGCCAAGGCCGTCGCCGCCTGA
- a CDS encoding MgtC/SapB family protein: MPSLLTDAMPLTPSWWDIAARIMLTVIAGGLIGLDRERGGHAAGFRTTILVALAACIAMVQANLLLSTYGKTFSYFTQMDVLRFPLGVLTGVGFIGGGAILRRGDMMTGVTTAATLWFMTVVGLCFGGGQIVTGAVATVVAFIVLSPLKRLDTWLRCERKATLVIYGSSSDIPDLSNVLGSLECNALFVSLGQTEDGRIGMTFELRWLAKDPDASARAILFAVAETHEIANFSMHSTTT; encoded by the coding sequence ATGCCTTCGCTCCTGACCGACGCCATGCCGCTGACGCCGAGCTGGTGGGATATCGCCGCCCGCATCATGCTGACGGTGATTGCCGGCGGCCTTATCGGCCTCGACCGCGAGCGCGGCGGCCATGCCGCGGGCTTCAGGACCACGATCCTGGTGGCGCTTGCCGCCTGCATTGCGATGGTCCAGGCGAACCTGCTTCTGTCGACCTACGGGAAAACCTTCAGTTATTTCACGCAGATGGACGTGCTGCGCTTTCCCCTCGGCGTGCTGACCGGCGTCGGCTTCATCGGCGGCGGAGCAATCCTCAGGCGCGGCGACATGATGACCGGGGTCACCACGGCGGCGACCCTGTGGTTCATGACGGTGGTCGGCCTCTGCTTCGGCGGCGGCCAGATCGTCACCGGGGCAGTGGCCACCGTCGTTGCCTTCATCGTGCTGTCGCCGTTGAAGCGCCTGGACACATGGCTGCGCTGCGAACGCAAGGCAACCCTCGTCATCTACGGCTCGAGCTCCGATATTCCCGACCTGTCAAATGTGCTGGGATCTCTTGAATGCAACGCATTGTTCGTTTCGCTGGGACAGACCGAAGATGGCCGGATCGGGATGACGTTCGAATTGCGGTGGCTGGCGAAAGATCCGGATGCATCAGCACGCGCAATTCTTTTCGCCGTCGCCGAGACGCATGAGATCGCGAATTTCTCGATGCATTCTACGACGACGTGA
- a CDS encoding glycine betaine ABC transporter substrate-binding protein encodes MTMKTFLIPAVFAAALSAVVPAEAAECGKVSIAEMKWASAGIAANFDKIILEKGYGCSVTIVDGDTLPTFASMNEKGTPDIASEYWINSVRALLDQAVNAGRLVQGAEILADGAVEGWWIPKFIADANPDIRSVEDALKHPELFPAEDDASKGAVYNCPADWSCQISTTNLFKALAADKKGFELVETGSPERLDASIAHAFANKVGWLGYYWAPTAVLGKYDMTRLSFGVGHNKAEWDRCTAVAGCIRPQLNSYPVSRAFTLMTRSFASRAGPVTTYLKTRKWDNQTINQVLAWQDENRESNENAAIHFLRNYEGLWMKWVPADVAEKVKANL; translated from the coding sequence ATGACGATGAAGACGTTTCTGATTCCGGCCGTCTTTGCCGCGGCTCTTTCTGCCGTCGTGCCGGCCGAAGCCGCAGAATGCGGCAAGGTTTCGATCGCCGAGATGAAATGGGCCTCGGCCGGCATTGCGGCGAATTTCGACAAGATCATCCTGGAAAAGGGTTACGGCTGCTCCGTCACCATTGTCGACGGCGACACGCTGCCGACTTTCGCCTCGATGAACGAGAAAGGTACCCCAGACATCGCCTCGGAATATTGGATCAATTCCGTCAGGGCTTTGCTCGATCAGGCCGTCAACGCCGGACGGCTGGTGCAGGGAGCCGAAATCCTCGCCGACGGCGCGGTCGAGGGCTGGTGGATCCCGAAATTCATCGCCGACGCCAATCCCGACATCCGGTCGGTCGAAGATGCGTTGAAACATCCCGAACTCTTCCCCGCCGAGGACGATGCGTCGAAGGGCGCGGTCTACAATTGTCCCGCCGACTGGAGCTGCCAGATATCCACCACCAACCTGTTCAAGGCGCTTGCCGCGGACAAAAAGGGCTTCGAACTCGTCGAAACCGGCAGCCCCGAACGGCTTGATGCCTCGATTGCCCACGCCTTCGCCAACAAGGTCGGCTGGCTCGGTTATTACTGGGCGCCGACCGCCGTCCTCGGAAAATACGACATGACGCGGCTGAGCTTCGGCGTCGGCCACAACAAGGCCGAGTGGGACCGCTGCACCGCGGTTGCCGGCTGCATCAGGCCACAACTCAATTCCTACCCGGTCTCGCGCGCCTTCACCTTGATGACGAGATCTTTTGCCAGCCGTGCCGGACCTGTCACCACCTATCTCAAAACCCGCAAATGGGACAATCAGACGATCAACCAGGTGCTGGCCTGGCAGGACGAAAACCGCGAAAGCAACGAGAATGCCGCGATCCATTTCCTTCGCAATTACGAGGGACTATGGATGAAATGGGTTCCCGCCGATGTAGCCGAAAAGGTCAAGGCGAACTTATAA
- a CDS encoding SDR family oxidoreductase yields MSVLDRFSLAGQVALVTGGGRGLGFEMARALAEAGAHVIVTGRTAATLEDAVNIIRAAGGTAEAAAFDIADREAQRAVMADIDHSHGRLDILINNVGARDRRPLAEFDDDAIIELLRTDLAAAMMLSRDAAVLMKRRNHGRLIAVTSISGHVVMPGDCVYPAAKQGLTGLMRGMAVEFGPYGITSNAIAPGWFATETNAAMAANEELMPFVRQRIPVQRWGRPDEIAGAALFLASGAAAFVNGHVLTVDGGMTVRM; encoded by the coding sequence ATGAGCGTACTGGATAGATTTTCACTGGCAGGTCAGGTGGCGCTGGTGACCGGCGGTGGCCGTGGTCTGGGCTTCGAGATGGCGCGCGCCCTTGCGGAGGCCGGCGCCCATGTCATCGTGACTGGGCGTACGGCGGCGACGCTGGAAGATGCGGTAAACATCATTCGTGCCGCGGGCGGCACGGCGGAGGCGGCCGCCTTCGATATCGCCGACCGCGAAGCGCAGCGTGCTGTGATGGCCGATATCGACCACAGCCACGGCCGCCTCGATATTCTGATCAACAATGTCGGCGCCCGCGACAGACGGCCGTTGGCCGAATTCGACGATGACGCAATCATCGAGCTGCTGCGCACCGATCTGGCCGCGGCGATGATGCTTTCGCGGGACGCCGCCGTGCTGATGAAGCGGCGCAATCACGGCCGCCTGATCGCGGTGACCTCGATCAGCGGCCATGTCGTCATGCCCGGTGACTGCGTCTATCCGGCAGCCAAGCAGGGCCTGACCGGCCTGATGCGCGGTATGGCGGTCGAATTCGGCCCGTACGGCATCACCAGCAACGCGATTGCGCCCGGCTGGTTCGCCACCGAGACGAACGCCGCGATGGCCGCGAACGAGGAATTGATGCCCTTCGTGCGCCAGCGCATTCCCGTCCAGCGCTGGGGACGCCCGGACGAGATCGCCGGCGCGGCGCTGTTTCTTGCAAGCGGCGCCGCCGCCTTCGTCAACGGCCATGTGTTGACCGTCGACGGCGGCATGACGGTCAGGATGTGA
- the greA gene encoding transcription elongation factor GreA has product MAVAFTKEESFETASETLLPDRPVSPHLNLVTEAGLKALELQFQQAREAYDAASTIEDVNERRRQAAGPLRDLRYLAARLRTAQLMADPASTDAVAFGSTVTFSRDDGRVQTYRIVGEDEADPKAGSISYVSPVARLLMGKAVGDVVETGGQELEIIAIA; this is encoded by the coding sequence TTGGCCGTCGCCTTCACCAAGGAAGAGAGTTTCGAAACCGCTTCGGAAACCCTGCTGCCCGATCGTCCGGTTTCGCCGCATCTGAACCTGGTCACGGAGGCTGGGCTGAAGGCTCTGGAATTGCAGTTCCAGCAGGCGCGCGAGGCCTATGACGCCGCGAGCACGATCGAAGACGTGAACGAGCGGCGGCGGCAGGCGGCCGGTCCCTTGCGCGATTTGCGCTATCTCGCGGCAAGGCTGCGCACCGCCCAGCTCATGGCCGATCCTGCATCAACCGATGCCGTCGCCTTCGGCAGCACGGTGACCTTCAGCCGTGACGACGGGCGCGTGCAGACCTATCGGATCGTCGGCGAGGATGAGGCCGATCCGAAGGCAGGATCGATTTCCTATGTTTCGCCGGTGGCACGGTTGCTGATGGGCAAGGCTGTCGGCGATGTGGTGGAAACGGGCGGCCAGGAGCTGGAAATCATTGCTATCGCATAG
- a CDS encoding cobyric acid synthase — MARAIMLQGTGSDVGKTVLVAGLCRLAANRGLTVRPFKPQNMSNNAAVADDGGEIGRAQWLQSLAARTPSSVHMNPVLLKPQSENGSQIIVQGRVFGQAKGRDYQRLKPQLLGAVLESFEKVAADADLVIVEGAGSPAEINLRAGDIANMGFATRAGVPVVLVGDIDRGGVIASLVGTHAILDDADRAMIAGYIINKFRGDISLFDDGIRAIEGFTGWPCFGVVPWLPAAARLPAEDSVVLERLAKGGTGALKVAVPVLPRIANFDDLDPLRSEPDVELVFVRSGERLPADASLVVLPGSKSTISDLADFRAEGWDRDLQAHIRRGGRVIGICGGYQMLGRTVHDPLGIEGGTRETPGLALLDVETEMAPEKTVRNSHARSTEYDVPLAGYQIHLGITRGPDCDRPSAIIDGAPDGALSADGRIIGTYLHGLFGSDAYRARLLQSFGLSGEQKNYRESVERALDEVASDLEKHLDARWLAGLLGCPFPASC, encoded by the coding sequence ATGGCAAGAGCAATCATGCTGCAGGGAACCGGCTCGGATGTCGGTAAGACGGTGCTGGTCGCGGGGCTCTGCCGGCTGGCGGCCAATCGCGGGCTGACAGTCCGGCCGTTCAAGCCGCAGAACATGTCGAACAATGCGGCGGTCGCCGATGACGGCGGCGAGATCGGCCGGGCGCAGTGGCTGCAGTCGCTGGCCGCCCGCACGCCGTCCTCGGTGCACATGAACCCGGTGCTGCTCAAGCCGCAATCGGAAAACGGCAGCCAAATCATCGTGCAGGGCAGGGTGTTCGGGCAGGCGAAGGGGCGCGACTATCAACGGCTGAAACCGCAACTGCTCGGCGCCGTGCTCGAGAGTTTCGAAAAAGTGGCCGCCGATGCCGACCTCGTTATCGTTGAGGGTGCGGGTTCGCCGGCCGAGATCAATCTCAGGGCCGGCGATATCGCCAATATGGGTTTTGCGACGCGGGCCGGCGTGCCTGTCGTGCTCGTCGGCGATATCGACCGCGGCGGCGTCATCGCCTCGCTGGTCGGCACGCATGCGATCCTCGACGATGCCGACCGGGCGATGATTGCGGGCTATATCATCAACAAGTTCCGCGGCGACATTTCGCTGTTTGACGACGGTATCCGCGCCATCGAAGGCTTTACCGGCTGGCCGTGTTTCGGCGTTGTGCCCTGGCTTCCGGCTGCCGCGCGCCTACCGGCCGAAGATTCGGTCGTGCTCGAACGGTTGGCGAAGGGCGGGACGGGCGCGCTGAAGGTCGCCGTGCCGGTGCTGCCGCGCATCGCCAATTTCGACGATCTCGACCCGCTGCGGAGCGAGCCGGATGTCGAGCTGGTCTTCGTCAGATCCGGCGAGCGGCTGCCTGCCGATGCGAGCCTCGTCGTCCTTCCCGGCTCGAAATCGACGATATCGGATCTCGCCGATTTCAGGGCTGAAGGCTGGGACCGCGATCTCCAAGCACATATCAGGCGCGGCGGCCGGGTGATCGGCATTTGCGGCGGTTACCAGATGCTCGGCCGCACGGTGCACGACCCGCTCGGTATCGAGGGTGGGACGCGCGAGACGCCGGGGCTTGCGCTTCTCGACGTCGAGACCGAGATGGCGCCTGAAAAAACTGTGCGCAACAGCCATGCCCGCTCGACCGAATATGATGTGCCGCTTGCCGGTTATCAGATCCATCTCGGCATCACCCGCGGCCCGGATTGCGATAGACCTTCGGCGATTATCGATGGCGCGCCCGACGGGGCGCTTTCGGCCGACGGCCGGATCATAGGCACCTATCTGCACGGGCTCTTCGGCAGCGACGCCTATCGCGCCCGGCTGCTGCAAAGCTTTGGGCTCTCGGGCGAGCAGAAGAATTACCGCGAGAGCGTCGAGCGGGCGCTGGATGAGGTCGCGAGCGACCTGGAGAAGCATCTCGATGCGCGCTGGCTTGCCGGGTTGCTCGGCTGCCCCTTTCCAGCGTCGTGCTAG
- a CDS encoding LysR family transcriptional regulator ArgP encodes MLDYPALRAVATIVQTGSFEKAATVLNVTPSAISQRVKQLEERLGTVLIVRGIPCTATEKGEWLCRHMENVCMLEAELFGQLPALVDPDEPRQRVTLQIATNADSLGTWFVEAMSNFARNSSYLLNIAVDDQDHTAEWLQRGRVIAAVTSLEKPVRGCRRFALGVLRYHATATPDFVTRHFPDGVNAEAIRNAPALTFNQKDKLQSNWIRQTFGHDLDHPTHWLPSTQSFVEAALSGMGWGMNPTQLTREHLASGRLVELVPGTPLDIPLYWQINRLAADRLAELTREVVTVAKRRL; translated from the coding sequence ATGCTCGATTATCCCGCTCTCCGCGCCGTCGCAACGATTGTCCAGACGGGCAGTTTCGAGAAGGCTGCGACCGTTTTGAACGTCACGCCCTCGGCCATTTCGCAGCGTGTCAAGCAGCTCGAAGAACGCCTCGGCACCGTCCTCATCGTCAGAGGCATTCCCTGTACGGCGACCGAAAAGGGAGAATGGCTCTGCCGCCATATGGAGAATGTCTGCATGCTCGAAGCCGAACTCTTCGGCCAGCTGCCGGCTCTCGTCGATCCCGACGAGCCACGCCAAAGGGTGACGCTCCAGATTGCGACCAATGCCGACAGCCTCGGGACGTGGTTCGTCGAGGCCATGTCGAACTTCGCCAGGAACTCTTCCTATCTCTTGAACATTGCCGTCGACGACCAGGACCATACCGCCGAATGGCTGCAGCGGGGCCGGGTGATCGCAGCCGTCACCAGCCTGGAAAAGCCGGTCCGCGGATGCCGGCGCTTTGCGCTCGGCGTGTTGCGCTACCACGCCACCGCAACACCCGACTTCGTCACCCGACACTTTCCTGATGGCGTCAACGCCGAGGCGATTCGCAACGCTCCGGCCCTGACCTTCAACCAGAAGGACAAGCTGCAGAGCAACTGGATAAGGCAGACCTTCGGACACGATCTCGACCACCCCACCCACTGGCTGCCCTCGACGCAAAGCTTCGTCGAGGCCGCCCTTTCGGGCATGGGCTGGGGCATGAACCCGACCCAGCTGACCCGCGAACATCTCGCCTCGGGCCGGCTGGTGGAACTCGTTCCCGGTACACCGCTGGATATTCCACTCTATTGGCAGATAAACCGCCTCGCCGCCGACCGCCTTGCGGAGCTGACGCGCGAGGTCGTCACGGTGGCGAAGCGCCGCCTGTGA
- the cobU gene encoding bifunctional adenosylcobinamide kinase/adenosylcobinamide-phosphate guanylyltransferase, protein MTIASTNTTFILGGARSGKSRFAESLVVPTGLDRHYLATGRAWDEEMQARIAQHRADRGPSWTTHEEPLDLVGKLAAIDGEGRVVLIDCLTLWVTNLMMEERDMTAEFTALADFLPDAKARLVFVSNEVGLGIVPDNRMARDFRDHAGRLHQMIAAKAAEVYFIAAGLPLKMKG, encoded by the coding sequence ATGACGATCGCTTCCACCAACACCACCTTTATCCTCGGCGGCGCACGCTCCGGCAAATCCCGCTTTGCCGAATCTCTTGTCGTGCCGACCGGCCTCGATCGTCACTACCTCGCGACCGGCCGGGCGTGGGACGAGGAAATGCAGGCGCGCATCGCCCAGCACCGGGCCGATCGCGGTCCGTCCTGGACCACGCATGAGGAGCCGCTCGATCTTGTCGGCAAGCTCGCCGCCATCGACGGCGAGGGCCGTGTGGTGCTGATCGACTGCCTGACGCTCTGGGTCACCAATCTGATGATGGAGGAGCGGGATATGACCGCGGAGTTTACGGCGCTCGCTGATTTCCTGCCTGACGCGAAGGCGCGGCTCGTTTTCGTTTCCAACGAGGTCGGCCTCGGCATCGTGCCCGACAATCGCATGGCGCGGGATTTTCGCGATCATGCCGGCCGTCTCCACCAGATGATCGCGGCGAAGGCCGCCGAAGTCTATTTCATCGCGGCAGGCCTGCCGCTGAAAATGAAGGGTTAA